A stretch of Salvelinus fontinalis isolate EN_2023a unplaced genomic scaffold, ASM2944872v1 scaffold_0339, whole genome shotgun sequence DNA encodes these proteins:
- the LOC129845693 gene encoding ribosome biogenesis protein SPATA5L1-like yields MEEEEVSLRVLPMDPADRGTQRVRLGPGLMSSLGLGLGSPVLVALSGGSCLCTAWPRPDLTDGFIQIDMKCCSSNLILNKATPTHLSSSPLPPSPCLSRSLTPVSCPKLKGIRITVVVQSVEFRKTTPPSFIHELVKDMLKGTYVHQKHVIDVGDHDTDIKLIVIESLNPESTVTGLVTSKTGVEIMGTRTLRYYRGQLQEQPQVLLGGLEEVSACLREMLRLPLQYPATLGSLGLYCPRGVLLAGPPGVGKTLLVRCLVGEVGASLITVRGPEVVGSRPGESEERLRAVFGRARAAAEEGPCVLFLDELDSLCPRRTGSSAPENRLVAQLLTLMDGMDQSDRFLIVGATNQPDSLDPALRRPGRFDREVVIGAPTAQQRLSILSVLCRAMPVCVSVDWAELAQRTTGYVGADLSALCREAAMLAIRHNTQGSGEQTITMEHFLSALKTVRPSCLRGSLGRTDLPAVSWEQIGGLEEVKVKLQQSIEWPMRYPEAFVRLGLSRPRGVLLYGPPGCAKTTLVRAAATSSHCCFLSVSGADLYSPYVGDSEKALAQLFRQARACAPSILFLDEVDSLIGSRSEGHVPQSAQTRLLSVLLNELDGVGFRTLERRGAGKILQAEGVEERHQQEHLEYQEVCNKDVMIVAATNRPDSLDSALLRPGRLDQIIYVPPPDLQARVSILQVCTEKMPLDDDVCLEELARHTDLYSGADLENLCREAALLTLQDESMEASSIKHRYFLQSLQRMTPSLSTQQLQTYKNLFR; encoded by the exons atggaggaggaggaggtgtctcTGAGAGTGCTGCCAATGGACCCAGCGGACCGGGGAACCCAGAGGGTCAGACTTGGCCCAGGGCTGATGTCCTCTCTGGGGTTGGGGCTGGGCTCTCCTGTTCTGGTGGCTCTGTCTGGAGGGTCCTGTCTCTGTACTGCCTGGCCCAGGCCTGACCTGACTGACGGATTCATACAGATAGATATGAAATGTTGTTCTTCAAATCTTATCTTAAACAAAGCTACACCCACACACCTCAGCTCTAGCCCACTTCCCCCCAGCCCATGCCTAAGTCGTAGCCTCACCCCAGTCTCCTGCCCCAAGCTGAAAGGCATCAGAATAACAGTGGTGGTTCAGAGTGTGGAGTTCCGGAAAACCACTCCTCCCAGTTTCATCCATGAACTAGTGAAGGACATGCTGAAAGGGACATATGTCCACCAGAAGCACGTGATAGATGTGGGTGACCATGACACGGACATTAAACTGATCGTCATCGAGAGCCTGAACCCAGAGTCCACCGTGACTGGTTTGGTTACATCTAAGACAGGGGTGGAAATAATGGGGACGAGGACCCTCCGGTACTACAGAGGACAGCTCCAGGAGCAGCCCCAGGTCCtactgggaggactggaggag GTGTCAGCGTGTCTGAGAGAGATGTTGCGCCTGCCTCTGCAGTACCCTGCTACCCTGGGCTCCCTGGGTCTGTACTGCCCCAGAGGAGTGCTCCTTGCTGGGCCGCCGGGGGTCGGAAAGACCCTGCTGGTCCGCTGcctggtgggggaggtgggggccaGCTTGATCACAGTCCGAGGACCAGAG GTAGTAGGGTCTCGGCCaggggagagtgaggagaggTTGCGGGCGGTGTTTGGTCGGGCGCGGGCAGCGGCAGAGGAAGGGCCTTGTGTGTTGTTCCTGGATGAGCTGGACTCTCTCTGTCCCAGACGGACTGGATCCTCCGCACCCGAGAACCGGCTGGTCGCTCAACTGCTCACGCTCATGGACGGCATGGACCAATCAGATCGCTTCCTCATCGTAGGAGCCACTAATCAGCCGGACAGCTTGGACCCGGCGCTACGGAGGCCCGGGAGGTTCGACAGAGAG GTGGTTATCGGTGCCCCCACAGCACAGCAGCGGTTATCCATCCTGTCAGTGCTGTGCCGGGCCAtgccagtgtgtgtcagtgtggacTGGGCAGAGCTGGCCCAGAGGACTACAGGGTATGTGGGTGCTGACCTCAGTGCTCTCTGCCGTGAGGCTGCCATGCTGGCTATACGACACAACACACAG GGTTCAGGGGAGCAGACTATCACCATGGAACACTTCCTGTCTGCCCTGAAGACTGTCCGTCCATCCTGTCTGAGAGGCAGTCTGGGACGGACAGACCTCCCAGCCGTCTCCTGGGAACAGATAGGAGGCCTGGAGGAAGTCAAAGTCAAACTACAACAG AGTATAGAGTGGCCGATGCGTTACCCGGAGGCGTTTGTGCGTCTGGGTCTGTCCCGTCCCAGGGGGGTGTTGCTGTACGGTCCCCCAGGCTGTGCTAAGACCACCCTGGTCAGGGCTGCAGCCACCTCCTCCCACTGCTGCTTCCTGTCAGTCAGCGGGGCTGACCTCTACTCTCCATATGTAGGAGATTCAGAGAAGGCCCTGGCTCAG CTCTTTCGTCAGGCACGGGCCTGCGCTCCCTCCATCCTGTTCCTGGATGAGGTGGACTCTCTGATTGGCTCCCGGTCAGAAGGCCATGTCCCTCAGAGTGCTCAGACGCGCCTCCTGTCTGTGCTGCTGAATGAGCTGGACGGGGTAGGCTTTAGgaccctggagaggagaggagcagggaagATCCTACAGGCTGAGGGAGTGGAGGAGCGCCACCAACAGGAACAT TTGGAGTACCAGGAGGTGTGTAACAAGGACGTGATGATCGTAGCGGCCACTAACAGACCAGACTCTCTGGACAGTGCCCTCCTAAGGCCTGGAAGACTGGACCAGATCATCTACGTACCTCCACCtgacctacag GCGCGTGTGTCCATCCTGCAGGTGTGTACAGAGAAGATGCCTCTGGATGATGATGTGTGTCTGGAGGAGCTGGCTAGACACACTGACCTCTACTCTGGAGCAGACCTGGAGAACCTGTGCAGAGAG